Proteins from a genomic interval of Hydrogenophaga sp. PAMC20947:
- a CDS encoding transporter associated domain-containing protein codes for MADTPPSPGPQRSLRQEDKRGFLQKLAEFIHPGPDSIDELIGILAEAEDNDIINAESRIMLEGVMRIADMSAGDVMVAAPRMDLLDIDSPYDELLHIVIDTAHSRFPVYEGERENILGILLAKDLLKLQRAPELNIRALLRPATFVPESKGLNDLLREFRGNRNHLAIVIDEFGRVAGLITIEDVLEEIVGEIEDEFDEVEDEGDIYSLADSTWRVSGDTPIERINESFGAKLAMEEFETIGGLIAHDMGHVPKRGETHESGGLHFVVLHTKGGAVKWFKVTPAEAASGD; via the coding sequence GTGGCAGACACCCCCCCCAGTCCCGGGCCGCAGCGCAGCCTGCGGCAAGAAGACAAACGTGGATTCCTGCAAAAGCTCGCAGAGTTCATCCACCCCGGCCCAGATTCCATCGATGAGCTGATCGGCATCCTGGCCGAGGCCGAAGACAACGACATCATCAACGCCGAATCCCGCATCATGCTGGAAGGCGTGATGCGCATCGCCGACATGTCGGCTGGCGATGTGATGGTGGCCGCGCCCCGCATGGACTTGCTGGACATCGACTCGCCCTACGACGAGTTGCTGCACATCGTGATCGACACGGCCCACTCGCGCTTCCCTGTTTACGAAGGCGAGCGCGAAAACATCCTCGGTATTCTGCTGGCCAAAGACCTGCTCAAGCTGCAGCGCGCACCCGAGCTCAACATCCGTGCCTTGTTGCGCCCGGCGACCTTTGTGCCCGAGAGCAAAGGCCTCAACGATTTGTTGCGGGAGTTCCGTGGCAACCGCAACCACCTGGCCATCGTGATCGATGAGTTTGGCCGTGTGGCCGGATTGATCACGATTGAAGACGTGCTGGAAGAAATCGTCGGCGAGATCGAAGACGAATTCGACGAAGTCGAAGATGAGGGCGACATTTACTCCCTGGCCGACAGCACCTGGCGCGTGAGCGGCGATACACCCATCGAACGCATCAACGAATCGTTTGGGGCCAAGCTCGCCATGGAGGAGTTTGAGACCATCGGCGGCCTGATCGCCCATGACATGGGCCATGTGCCCAAGCGGGGGGAAACCCATGAGTCCGGAGGCTTGCACTTTGTTGTGCTGCACACCAAGGGTGGCGCGGTGAAGTGGTTCAAGGTCACGCCCGCTGAGGCGGCTTCAGGCGATTGA
- a CDS encoding AMP-binding protein: MTLPTPTDRPWLNQYPAGVPHDIDPEAETSLAAVMERSLKEHADRPVSVCMEQWMSYRELDAYSLSLGAWLQGLGLKPGDRVAVMLPNIPQFLVTMVAVVRAGFTVVNVNPLYTARELEHQLKDSGANAIIVLENFCATLQEVIDETQVQHVVVASLGDLLGTVKGRWLSFAVRHLAKMVPPYRLPMNGPRGERSIVSFTDALAQGQGKALKPSAANLDSIAFLQYTGGTTGLSKGAVLTHRNIIAAVLQAEAWFTPALGKVGDVRNINNIAALPLYHIFALTLSLVTLRWGAHLTLIPNPRDIPGFVKTLKKRPFHMLPAVNTLFNGLLHSPQFREIDFSSLVVSQAGGMAATEATAKEWQKVTGSTMVEGWGMSETCAMGTNNPVNSTSFSGNIGLPLPGIRIAIKDDDGNSLPLGESGEICIHGPNVMVGYYNQPDETSNAFTTDGYMRTGDIGIMDTQGFTRIVDRKKDMILVSGFNVFPTELENVISSCPGVLECAAIGLPDERQGEVIKVFVVRSDSTLTEEQVAQHCHDNLTGYKRPKYIEFREALPKTNVGKILRRALRPEA; this comes from the coding sequence ATGACCTTGCCCACACCCACCGACCGCCCTTGGCTGAACCAGTATCCGGCAGGCGTCCCCCACGACATCGATCCCGAAGCAGAGACTTCGCTCGCTGCCGTGATGGAAAGAAGCCTGAAAGAACACGCCGACCGCCCCGTGAGCGTGTGTATGGAGCAGTGGATGAGCTACCGGGAGCTCGATGCCTACAGCCTGTCGCTGGGCGCTTGGCTGCAGGGATTGGGGCTGAAGCCTGGCGACCGTGTGGCCGTCATGCTGCCCAACATTCCGCAGTTTCTGGTCACCATGGTGGCGGTGGTTCGGGCTGGGTTCACCGTCGTCAACGTCAACCCCCTCTACACGGCACGGGAGCTGGAGCACCAGCTCAAAGACTCGGGCGCCAACGCCATCATCGTGCTGGAAAACTTCTGCGCCACGTTGCAGGAGGTCATCGATGAGACTCAGGTGCAGCACGTGGTGGTGGCCAGCCTGGGTGATTTGCTGGGGACCGTGAAAGGCCGGTGGCTGAGTTTTGCCGTGCGACACCTGGCGAAGATGGTTCCCCCCTACCGACTGCCCATGAATGGCCCCCGCGGCGAGCGCTCCATTGTCAGCTTCACCGACGCACTGGCCCAGGGCCAGGGAAAGGCCCTGAAGCCGAGCGCCGCCAACCTCGACTCCATCGCCTTCCTGCAGTACACCGGTGGCACCACAGGGCTGTCCAAAGGTGCTGTACTGACCCACCGCAACATCATTGCAGCGGTGCTTCAAGCCGAGGCTTGGTTCACCCCGGCCTTGGGCAAGGTGGGCGATGTCCGCAACATCAACAACATCGCCGCTCTGCCGCTGTACCACATCTTCGCCCTCACCCTCAGCCTGGTGACCCTCCGCTGGGGCGCCCACCTGACCCTGATTCCGAACCCCCGGGACATCCCGGGCTTCGTGAAAACCCTCAAAAAGCGGCCCTTCCACATGCTGCCGGCTGTCAACACGCTGTTCAATGGCCTGCTGCACAGCCCCCAGTTCAGGGAGATCGATTTTTCATCCCTGGTCGTGTCCCAGGCGGGCGGTATGGCCGCCACGGAAGCCACGGCCAAGGAATGGCAAAAGGTGACGGGCTCCACCATGGTCGAAGGTTGGGGCATGAGCGAAACCTGTGCCATGGGCACCAACAACCCGGTCAACAGCACGAGCTTCAGTGGCAATATCGGTCTGCCCCTGCCAGGCATCCGCATCGCCATCAAAGACGACGATGGCAACTCTTTGCCGCTGGGCGAATCTGGCGAAATCTGCATCCACGGGCCCAACGTGATGGTGGGCTACTACAACCAGCCCGACGAGACTTCAAATGCCTTCACGACCGACGGCTACATGCGCACCGGCGACATCGGCATCATGGACACCCAGGGCTTTACACGCATTGTTGACCGCAAGAAAGACATGATCCTGGTGTCCGGGTTCAACGTCTTCCCCACCGAGCTGGAAAACGTGATCTCCTCCTGCCCCGGTGTCCTGGAGTGTGCGGCCATCGGGTTGCCCGATGAACGCCAGGGCGAAGTGATCAAGGTCTTTGTGGTTCGCAGCGATTCGACCCTCACCGAAGAACAGGTCGCGCAGCATTGCCACGACAACCTCACCGGTTACAAGCGGCCCAAATACATCGAGTTCAGGGAAGCACTGCCCAAAACCAACGTGGGGAAAATCCTGCGCCGTGCGCTGCGGCCTGAAGCCTGA
- the hppD gene encoding 4-hydroxyphenylpyruvate dioxygenase, with protein MNATQPTSLTDRNTTWDNPMGTDGFEFIEYAAPDPVAMGALFESMGFQAIAKHRRKDVTLYRQGGVNFIINAEPDSFAQRFARLHGPSVCAIAFRVQDAKAAYERAISLGAWGYAQDAGPGELNIPAIKGIGDSIIYFIDQWRGKDEAQTGDIGNIGFFDVDFKPLPGATLNPMGHGLTYIDHLTHNVHRGRMEEWSGFYERLFNFREVRYFDIEGQSTGVKSKAMTSPCGKIRIPINEEGNEKAGQIQEYLDSYHGEGIQHIAMGSTNLYDTVDALQLSGIKLLNTSDTYYELLDKRIPGHGEDVEALKTRNILVDGNQGELLLQIFSENQLGPIFFEFIQRKGNEGFGEGNFKALFETMELDQIRRGTLKS; from the coding sequence ATGAACGCCACCCAGCCCACCTCGCTGACCGATCGCAACACCACCTGGGACAACCCCATGGGCACCGACGGCTTCGAGTTCATCGAATACGCCGCACCCGATCCGGTCGCCATGGGCGCCCTGTTTGAAAGCATGGGCTTCCAGGCCATCGCAAAACACCGCCGCAAAGACGTGACGCTGTACCGCCAGGGTGGGGTCAACTTCATCATCAACGCCGAGCCCGACAGCTTCGCCCAGCGTTTTGCCCGCCTGCACGGCCCCAGCGTGTGTGCCATTGCTTTCCGTGTGCAAGACGCCAAGGCCGCTTATGAGCGCGCCATTTCCCTGGGCGCCTGGGGTTACGCGCAAGACGCCGGCCCGGGCGAGCTCAATATCCCGGCCATCAAAGGCATCGGCGACTCCATCATCTATTTCATCGACCAGTGGCGTGGCAAAGATGAGGCGCAAACCGGCGACATTGGCAACATCGGCTTCTTTGATGTCGATTTCAAACCGCTGCCTGGCGCCACGCTGAATCCCATGGGCCATGGCCTGACCTATATCGACCACCTGACCCACAACGTGCACCGCGGCCGCATGGAAGAGTGGTCGGGCTTCTACGAGCGTTTGTTCAATTTCCGCGAAGTGCGCTACTTCGACATCGAAGGCCAGTCCACCGGCGTCAAGAGCAAGGCCATGACCAGCCCCTGCGGCAAAATCCGCATCCCGATCAATGAAGAGGGCAACGAAAAGGCCGGCCAAATCCAGGAGTACCTCGACAGCTATCACGGCGAGGGCATCCAGCACATCGCTATGGGCTCGACCAATTTGTACGACACGGTGGATGCGCTGCAGCTGTCGGGCATCAAACTGCTCAACACCAGCGACACTTACTACGAGTTGCTCGACAAACGCATTCCCGGACACGGTGAAGATGTTGAGGCACTCAAGACGCGCAACATCCTGGTCGACGGCAACCAGGGCGAGCTGTTGCTGCAAATCTTCAGCGAGAACCAGCTCGGCCCCATCTTCTTTGAGTTCATCCAGCGCAAAGGCAACGAAGGCTTCGGCGAAGGCAACTTCAAGGCCTTGTTTGAGACGATGGAACTGGATCAGATCCGCCGCGGCACCTTGAAGAGTTGA
- a CDS encoding permease encodes MSNRRPASSLARMQQALVLGGVLAAGGWVAWMWGESLAWALSGALLVVLVYALVLALEFVLAAWVNRSDPAPSATLAQRLEAWWQEAREAPAVFAWRQPFQWRRLPDSEPHGGGAFDGSAAVFIHGFVCNRGFWTPWMQALRQLGMPYTSVNLEPVFGSIDRGVALIETAVRQAEALGSAPPVLVCHSMGGLAARAWLASDPRALARVEAVITIGSPHHGTWLAHFSHLTNGRQMQPGNAWLVDLAAKEQALYGASVHSRFVCWYSHTDNIVFPASTATLAGADNRHVPATAHVALGFHPRVMRESLALLASTAMSPAERTAS; translated from the coding sequence GTGAGCAATCGTCGACCCGCTTCTTCGCTGGCTCGAATGCAACAGGCGCTGGTTCTGGGGGGGGTATTGGCCGCCGGGGGGTGGGTAGCCTGGATGTGGGGCGAATCCTTGGCATGGGCTTTGTCGGGTGCGCTGCTGGTGGTGCTGGTCTACGCACTGGTCCTGGCGCTGGAGTTTGTGTTGGCCGCCTGGGTGAACCGGAGCGACCCTGCGCCGAGCGCAACGCTGGCCCAACGGCTGGAAGCCTGGTGGCAAGAGGCTCGGGAGGCCCCGGCCGTGTTTGCCTGGCGGCAGCCCTTTCAGTGGCGGCGTTTACCAGACAGCGAACCGCATGGCGGCGGTGCTTTCGACGGATCAGCCGCGGTGTTCATTCATGGTTTTGTGTGCAACCGCGGTTTCTGGACGCCCTGGATGCAGGCGCTGCGGCAACTGGGCATGCCGTACACCTCGGTGAATCTGGAGCCGGTGTTCGGATCGATCGACAGGGGCGTGGCGCTGATTGAAACCGCAGTCCGGCAAGCCGAAGCCCTGGGCTCGGCGCCGCCTGTCTTGGTGTGCCACAGCATGGGCGGGCTCGCGGCGCGCGCCTGGCTGGCGAGCGATCCGCGCGCGCTGGCACGGGTCGAGGCTGTGATCACCATCGGTTCGCCCCACCACGGCACCTGGCTCGCGCATTTCAGCCATTTGACCAACGGCCGCCAGATGCAGCCCGGCAACGCCTGGCTGGTTGATCTCGCGGCTAAGGAACAGGCGCTGTACGGTGCGTCAGTGCACAGCCGCTTCGTTTGCTGGTACTCCCACACAGACAACATCGTGTTTCCCGCCAGCACGGCGACCCTCGCTGGCGCAGACAACCGCCACGTGCCAGCAACGGCACACGTGGCGCTGGGGTTTCATCCCAGGGTGATGCGGGAATCGCTTGCGTTGCTTGCGTCGACTGCGATGTCACCCGCAGAGCGCACGGCTTCGTAG
- a CDS encoding GNAT family N-acetyltransferase, with product MGPGHLERIRTHLLALDSHDRYLRFGYSANDEQILRYVNQLNFVRDELFGIFNRKLELIAMAHLAFSVDPQCNSCAEFGVSVAKSARSRGYGRQLFERALMHARNEGVSQLFIHALSENTAMLKIARRAGAVIQRDGSESEGHLRVPPADFDSRVIELFNEKVAITDYHLKAQARQFWKALGYLQSVRQGVLGSRDRVKG from the coding sequence ATGGGGCCGGGGCATCTGGAACGGATCCGCACGCACCTGCTGGCGCTGGACAGCCATGACCGCTACCTGCGTTTTGGTTACTCTGCCAATGACGAGCAAATCCTGCGCTACGTGAACCAGCTCAATTTTGTTCGCGACGAGTTGTTTGGCATCTTCAACCGGAAACTCGAACTCATCGCCATGGCTCACCTGGCGTTTTCGGTGGATCCTCAGTGCAACAGTTGCGCTGAGTTCGGCGTGTCGGTGGCCAAATCGGCCCGCAGCCGCGGTTATGGCCGCCAGCTGTTTGAGCGCGCTTTGATGCATGCGCGAAACGAGGGCGTGAGCCAGCTGTTCATCCACGCCTTGTCGGAAAACACGGCCATGCTGAAGATTGCCCGCAGGGCAGGTGCTGTGATCCAGCGCGACGGGTCCGAAAGCGAGGGCCACCTGCGGGTGCCGCCCGCGGATTTTGATTCCCGCGTGATTGAGCTGTTCAACGAAAAGGTGGCCATCACCGATTACCACCTCAAGGCCCAGGCCCGGCAGTTCTGGAAAGCCCTGGGTTACCTGCAGTCGGTGCGCCAGGGGGTTCTGGGCAGCCGGGATCGCGTGAAGGGCTGA
- a CDS encoding patatin-like phospholipase family protein has product MVMQGGGAVGAFHLGVYQALHEGSREPDWVIGTSIGAINAALIAGNPPQLRLPRLRTFWERIQPRQAAHSAFSLWPSMAALAQTQHNLGVVVQGVPGFFAPHWPAWFNPRQSLGIEKAAYYDTQPLRDTLNELVDFDYLARSPTRITVGAVNARTGQMRYFDSRHERLSADHILASGALAPAFGAVRIDGDPYWDGGLYSNTPIEVVLDDKPRCDSLIFACRLWEPHGDEPQSLSDVQSRLKDIQFASRAESHIERQKQLHRLRHIIRDLAQQVPDSEHARELGAWGCNTMMHVVALMAPHLAGDDQTKDIDFTPRGINLRSNAGLQLGRRALAEKPWQNPHDPLDGLCLHKVHLEPADSAPDTYRA; this is encoded by the coding sequence ATGGTGATGCAAGGCGGCGGAGCGGTAGGCGCTTTTCATCTCGGGGTGTATCAAGCCTTGCACGAAGGCAGCCGGGAGCCCGACTGGGTGATTGGCACGTCGATTGGCGCCATCAACGCAGCGCTCATCGCCGGCAACCCTCCCCAGCTGAGATTGCCCCGCCTGCGCACGTTCTGGGAGCGCATTCAACCGCGTCAGGCGGCACACAGTGCCTTTTCCTTGTGGCCCTCGATGGCCGCACTGGCGCAAACGCAACACAACCTGGGTGTGGTGGTCCAGGGCGTTCCAGGCTTCTTCGCACCCCATTGGCCCGCCTGGTTCAATCCCCGCCAGTCATTGGGTATCGAGAAGGCCGCCTACTACGATACGCAGCCCCTGCGCGATACGCTGAATGAGCTGGTGGACTTCGACTACCTGGCGCGCTCACCCACTCGCATCACGGTGGGAGCCGTCAATGCGCGCACCGGGCAGATGCGTTATTTCGACAGTCGGCATGAACGCCTCAGCGCCGACCATATTCTGGCCTCTGGCGCTCTGGCGCCAGCTTTTGGTGCGGTGCGCATCGATGGCGATCCCTACTGGGATGGCGGGCTGTACTCGAATACACCCATCGAGGTGGTGCTCGACGACAAGCCGCGCTGTGATTCGCTGATCTTTGCCTGTCGCCTTTGGGAGCCGCACGGGGACGAACCGCAAAGCCTGTCGGACGTTCAGAGCCGACTGAAAGACATCCAGTTCGCCAGCCGGGCAGAGTCGCACATCGAACGCCAGAAGCAACTGCACCGCCTGCGTCACATTATTCGCGACCTCGCCCAACAGGTCCCCGACAGCGAGCACGCCCGCGAACTTGGCGCCTGGGGCTGCAACACCATGATGCATGTCGTCGCGCTGATGGCGCCCCACCTGGCGGGCGATGACCAGACGAAAGACATTGATTTCACGCCACGTGGGATCAATTTGCGCTCCAACGCGGGGCTGCAGCTGGGGCGACGGGCCTTGGCGGAAAAGCCTTGGCAGAATCCACACGATCCGCTCGACGGGCTTTGTTTGCACAAGGTTCACTTGGAGCCAGCGGATTCGGCGCCAGACACATACCGCGCCTGA
- a CDS encoding Lrp/AsnC family transcriptional regulator encodes MYALDKLDRHVLRLLQADGRATYDQIAESVGLSPSAVLRRVKRLEEARVIDRYVALIRPEAVGLGLTAYVNVRLEKHSESAKRNPMDEFRASVMAWAEVVECVALTGEMDYQLRLMVADMGAYSRFMMETLLRHPSVQDCKTSFVMDRVKSTTAMPV; translated from the coding sequence ATGTATGCACTTGACAAGCTTGATCGACACGTTTTGCGGCTGTTGCAGGCCGACGGGCGAGCCACCTACGACCAGATCGCCGAGTCGGTCGGGCTCTCACCCAGCGCGGTGCTGCGCAGGGTCAAGCGCCTGGAAGAGGCACGGGTGATCGACCGGTATGTGGCCTTGATTCGTCCCGAGGCGGTTGGGCTGGGCCTCACGGCCTATGTCAATGTTCGTCTGGAAAAACACAGTGAGAGCGCCAAACGCAACCCGATGGACGAGTTTCGGGCCAGTGTGATGGCTTGGGCGGAAGTGGTCGAATGCGTGGCTCTGACGGGCGAGATGGACTACCAGCTGCGGTTGATGGTGGCCGACATGGGGGCCTATTCGCGCTTCATGATGGAAACCTTGCTGAGACACCCCAGCGTGCAGGATTGCAAAACCAGTTTTGTCATGGACAGGGTCAAGAGCACCACAGCGATGCCGGTTTGA
- the lnt gene encoding apolipoprotein N-acyltransferase, with amino-acid sequence MRSLFGSLHPASSFSPLSDPAPSRTAPVGAWAWALLCLLAGAVQAASLAWPAGVWLLPGATQGQASGGWQMLSLAVLALGLRHASRPRQAAWRGWLFAWAWLACTFWWLFVSLHTYGGLPAWMAVLAVLALAGALALLYAGAAALAVAWAPRSVGGQALLFAATWTLAEGVRGRWLTGFPWGAGGYAQVDLMGAWAPWIGVYGMGAVAAVLAYALAALVHRMAVGTLGARSPTHQASWAGRISSGLVGLLCLALMASLAMPDRLRDLALSGTDSSGTLKVWLLQGNIAQDEKFEAGTGVVQALGWYPQQIQAALQANPEDAPQLVVAPETAVPMLPQQLSAAEFWGPLLGGLARQPVSDRAPGVSALMGLPLGDYEQGYTNSAWGITADSARRAVQALDGERDGTRLQGGASGGGPGFYQYSKHHLVPFGEFIPPLFRWFTRMMNIPLGDFARGAQVQSPWELAGQRVSTNICYEDLFGEELAASFADASSAPTVLVNLSNIGWFGDTVAIDQHLQISRLRAMELGRPMLRATNTGATAAIDHRGAVTHSLPRLTRDRLAATVEGRTGLTPYAAWASQWGQWPIWGLCLVALGWAWIAKRRSRLKPSQGPH; translated from the coding sequence ATGCGCAGCCTCTTTGGCTCTCTGCATCCGGCATCGTCCTTTTCACCTTTGAGTGACCCGGCGCCCAGCCGCACTGCGCCCGTCGGTGCGTGGGCATGGGCGTTGCTCTGTCTGCTCGCGGGGGCTGTGCAGGCGGCCTCGCTGGCGTGGCCAGCGGGTGTCTGGTTGTTGCCCGGCGCAACCCAGGGGCAGGCCAGCGGGGGCTGGCAAATGTTGTCCCTCGCCGTGCTGGCGCTCGGTTTGCGCCATGCAAGCCGGCCGCGACAGGCCGCCTGGCGCGGATGGCTTTTTGCCTGGGCCTGGCTGGCTTGCACGTTCTGGTGGCTGTTTGTCTCCTTGCACACCTACGGGGGTTTGCCCGCCTGGATGGCGGTGCTGGCGGTGCTGGCACTGGCTGGGGCATTGGCGCTGCTGTATGCGGGCGCAGCGGCGCTCGCCGTCGCCTGGGCGCCCCGCTCGGTTGGCGGGCAGGCCTTGCTTTTTGCCGCCACCTGGACGCTCGCCGAAGGGGTGCGGGGGCGGTGGCTCACGGGCTTCCCCTGGGGGGCGGGCGGCTACGCACAAGTGGATTTGATGGGGGCATGGGCACCGTGGATCGGCGTTTATGGCATGGGCGCGGTGGCAGCGGTTCTGGCCTATGCCTTGGCCGCCCTGGTGCACCGGATGGCAGTGGGAACGCTGGGTGCCCGGTCACCGACCCATCAGGCTTCGTGGGCGGGCCGGATTTCGAGCGGGCTGGTGGGCCTGTTGTGCCTGGCGCTGATGGCCAGCCTGGCCATGCCCGATCGCTTGCGCGACTTGGCTTTATCGGGAACAGACAGCAGCGGGACGCTCAAGGTGTGGTTGTTGCAAGGCAATATTGCACAAGATGAAAAATTTGAAGCGGGCACGGGTGTGGTGCAGGCGCTGGGCTGGTATCCCCAGCAAATCCAGGCCGCGCTGCAAGCGAACCCCGAGGACGCGCCACAACTGGTCGTAGCGCCTGAGACGGCGGTGCCCATGCTGCCGCAACAGCTGTCTGCGGCTGAATTCTGGGGGCCCTTGCTGGGTGGGCTGGCCCGGCAGCCGGTATCCGACCGGGCGCCTGGTGTGTCGGCGCTCATGGGTTTGCCCCTGGGTGACTACGAGCAGGGCTACACCAACTCGGCCTGGGGCATCACCGCCGACTCGGCTCGCCGCGCTGTGCAGGCACTCGACGGTGAACGCGACGGTACGCGGCTGCAAGGCGGCGCCAGTGGGGGGGGCCCAGGCTTCTACCAATACAGCAAGCACCACCTCGTGCCATTCGGGGAATTCATTCCGCCGCTGTTCCGATGGTTCACCCGGATGATGAACATCCCCTTGGGCGATTTCGCCCGGGGCGCCCAGGTGCAGTCGCCCTGGGAACTGGCCGGCCAGCGGGTGTCCACCAACATTTGTTATGAAGACCTCTTTGGCGAAGAGCTCGCGGCCTCGTTTGCCGATGCGTCCAGTGCGCCCACGGTGCTGGTCAACCTGAGCAACATCGGCTGGTTTGGTGACACGGTAGCGATTGATCAACACCTGCAAATTTCGCGGCTGCGGGCCATGGAACTGGGCCGCCCCATGCTGCGCGCGACCAACACCGGCGCCACTGCGGCCATCGATCACCGGGGCGCCGTCACCCACAGCCTTCCGCGCCTCACCCGCGACCGGCTGGCCGCCACAGTGGAAGGCCGCACAGGTCTCACCCCATATGCGGCCTGGGCCTCTCAATGGGGTCAATGGCCCATCTGGGGCCTCTGTCTCGTGGCGCTGGGTTGGGCCTGGATTGCCAAGCGACGGTCAAGGCTCAAGCCTTCGCAGGGTCCCCACTGA
- the phhA gene encoding phenylalanine 4-monooxygenase, with amino-acid sequence MAVAPVVYGASERPPRGDYSRALDDYTCPQNWGNYTEADHDTYRRLYERQSALLPGLACDAFIEALPSLGIKDRIPRFEEINERLKPATGWEIVAVPGLIPERPFFDLLANRRFPVTDWIRKPDEFEYIVEPDVFHDLFGHVPLLFNPVFADYVQRYGAGGLKAHDLGAGELLSRLYWYTIEFGMIQQPDGLRAYGAGILSSSGELRHSVNSPAPQRIALDLVRCMRTRYKIDDYQATYFVINSFQQLFDLTAPDFAPLYEAVRSAGDIAVDASNASDSRITLG; translated from the coding sequence ATGGCCGTTGCCCCTGTTGTTTATGGCGCCAGCGAGCGCCCGCCGCGTGGCGATTACAGCCGCGCTCTTGACGATTACACCTGCCCACAAAACTGGGGCAACTACACCGAAGCGGATCACGACACCTACCGCCGCCTGTACGAACGGCAGTCCGCTTTGTTGCCCGGTCTCGCTTGTGATGCCTTTATTGAGGCCCTGCCTTCGCTGGGCATCAAGGACCGCATCCCACGGTTCGAAGAGATCAACGAGCGGCTGAAGCCCGCGACCGGCTGGGAGATCGTGGCCGTGCCCGGCCTGATCCCCGAGCGGCCGTTCTTTGACTTGCTCGCCAACCGGCGCTTCCCGGTCACCGACTGGATCCGCAAGCCCGATGAGTTTGAGTACATCGTCGAGCCCGACGTGTTTCACGATCTGTTTGGACACGTGCCCCTGCTGTTCAACCCGGTGTTCGCCGACTACGTGCAGCGCTATGGCGCGGGCGGGCTGAAGGCGCACGACCTCGGGGCCGGCGAACTGCTCTCCCGCCTGTACTGGTACACGATCGAATTCGGCATGATCCAGCAGCCCGATGGCCTGCGCGCCTATGGTGCGGGCATCTTGAGCTCGTCGGGTGAGCTGCGCCACAGCGTGAACAGCCCCGCCCCACAGCGCATCGCGCTGGATCTGGTGCGCTGCATGCGCACCCGCTACAAGATCGACGACTACCAGGCGACCTATTTTGTGATCAACAGCTTCCAGCAGCTCTTCGATCTCACCGCACCCGACTTCGCGCCACTCTACGAAGCCGTGCGCTCTGCGGGTGACATCGCAGTCGACGCAAGCAACGCAAGCGATTCCCGCATCACCCTGGGATGA